The following coding sequences are from one Camelina sativa cultivar DH55 unplaced genomic scaffold, Cs unpScaffold02929, whole genome shotgun sequence window:
- the LOC104774453 gene encoding signal recognition particle 54 kDa protein, chloroplastic isoform X2: MKCLGPPILIVLGKIDKGMKDVKKLLNPTEVLLVVDAMTGLEAAALVAPINVAIEITGAILTKRDGDSRGGAALSVKEVSVL; this comes from the exons ATGAAGTGTTTGGGGCCTCCTATTCTAATTGTGCTGGGAAAG ATAGATAAAGGCATGAAAGACGTGAAGAAACTTTTGAATCCCACAGAAGTGTTACTAGTTGTTGATGCCATGACTGGACTAGAAGCCGCAG CTCTGGTGGCACCAATCAATGTAGCGATAGAAATTACAGGAGCCATTTTGACAAAGCGAGATGGTGATTCAAGAGGTGGTGCTGCTTTGAGTGTCAAGgag